The segment GCGCGCGCTTGGGGCCTTCCCGAAACGCTCGCCCACCGCTGGGCCGAGCTTTTCGAGAGCTTCGTGCTCCTGGACATTGCCAAGATCGCGCAAAGCCGCGAGACCCGTGTGGAAGAGGTCAGCCACGTCTACTACACCGTGTTTGACCGCTTCCATGTTGATTCATTGCTTGAACGGATCACGGCACTCCCGCGGGATGACCGGTGGCGAGCACTTGCACGTGCGGCCCTGCGCGACGACCTCTACTCGACAGTGGCCGACATGACGACGTCGGTGCTCGAAACCACCGACGCCGGGCTCGACGCCGAAGCCCGTTTGCGGGCTTGGGAAGGCCTCAATGCTGAGCAACTGGGGCGTGCGAAGAGCATGTTTGACGAGGTCAACGCTTTGGAGGCCGACGACATGGCTTCTCTGTCGGTAGCATTGAGACTCTTGAGGTCAATCGTTCGACGCTAGGTTCAAGCCCGGCGTTATATGGAGGTGCAGTGGCAATCTTTACAGACCCCATCAGGGAGCACGCTGATTTCGGGCCTGGAGATGCCGAATGGCTGCACCTCCTGGTCGGCGACTGGCAGATGGTCGCCGACCTAGCGTTCGCGGACCTGGCCTTGTGGTTCCCGCATCCGGAATTCGGTTACATCGCGCTTGCACACGTCAGGCCATCGACGAGCCACACCGTGTTTCATGCGGACTTCGTCGGAGAGGGCATCCGATCGGATTTGCAACCCATAGTCGACAAGGCGTGGTCCAGCCGTTCCATAGAACGCTCCAGTGAAACCAACTGGAGCAGCGACATGGCGCTGCGGGTTGAAGCAGTGCCCATGGTCCGGAACGGGCGGACACTGGCCGTCGTCACGTCGCACATGGATCTTTCCAGCTCACGGATGCCTTCCCGCCTGGAACTCACATACCGGCAATGCGCCTATGATCTGCTCCGGATGGGCACGTTGGGGTTGTGGCCGGACTTCGCCTCCCCGACGGGCTCCCGGCGCGGAGCTCCCCGGGTGGGTGACGGCCTGATCAGGCTCGACGCCGACGGCATCGTCCAGTACGCGAGTCCGAACGGCGTTTCCGCATTCCGCCGCCTCGGCGAGGTGGAGACCTTGGAAGGTCGATCCCTTGCGGAGGTAACCGCAGGACTCCTCAAAGACCGGCGCATGGTGGACGAGACTCTGCCCCTGGTAGTCACCGGCCGGATGCCGTGGCGGAGTGAGATTGAATCCCGTGGCGTGAGCTTGTCCTTGCGTGCAATTCCGTTGCGCGATGAAAAGAATCGCTTCGGCGCTTTGGTTTTGTGTCGCGACGTCTCCGAACTTCGTCGACGCGAGCTCGAGCTGGTGACCAAGGACGCTACGATTCGTGAAATTCACCACCGGGTCAAAAACAACCTGCAGACCGTGGCTGCTCTGCTGCGCATGCAGTCGCGACGCATGGTCAGCGATGAGGCGAAACAAGGCTTGGAACAGGCGATGCGGCGCGTCGCGACGATTGCGCTCGTGCACGAGACCCTCTCACAAGGCCTGACGCAAAGTGTCGATTTTGATGAACTGATCGGACGTCAGTTCCGGCTCTCGGCCGAAGTGGCGTCCCCTTCACAGCACGTGAGGACCGAGCGCGCAGGTCTGTTCGGTGAGTTGCCTAGCGATTTTGCCACACCCCTTGCCCTTGTCATCAACGAGCTCGTAACGAATGCCGTCGAGCACGGCCTTGAAGGACGGGCGGGAACAGTATGGCTGATGGCCGATCGTTCGACGGGGGAGGGGGGCGACGAACTCCTGACGGTGACGATTGCCGATGATGGCGTCGGTCTGCCCGAGGGCTCGTACACAGAAGGTCTCGGCCTTCAGATTGTGCGGACGCTTGTCACGAGCGAGTTGGGTGGCACTATCAAGTGGAGGGCGCGCGATGGCGGAGGCACTGCCGTGGAGATCGTTCTGAACTTGGTGCGAACCTGACGCCAAGTGCCTGCTCCCTGCTGTGTTACTACCCGTGATGAGACATACAGGGTTGGGATAGACACGGTTGGCACATACAAGGATGGCCCGGACCTTTCGGTCCGGGCCATCCTTGTATGTGCCATTGCTGCGAGCGCTGGGTCCGATCGGCCGAGGGCGCTTAGGAAGCGCGGCGTGCGCGGGCCGCACGGCGCTTAAGCGCGCGACGCTCGTCTTCGCTCATGCCACCCCAGACACCTGCATCTTGGCCCGATTCAAGGGCCCACTGAAGGCAAGTGTCCACGACTGGACAGCGACGGCATACGCTCTTCGCTTCCTCGATCTGGAGAAGCGCAGGGCCGGTGTTGCCTACTGGGAAGAAAAGCTCCGGGTCCTTGTCAAGGCAGGCTGCGCGGTTACGCCAATCCATGCTGATCAGTCACTCCATTCGTGAGTACTAGTTAAGCCTTTTGTGAAAATATTCACTAGAGGCTTCATAGGAAAGGGGACCCATTGGGCCCCCTTGGTCGTCTGAGTCAAGCGTGTCATGTTAACGCCATGTAAACAAGGGGTCCAAGCCTTTGAAATCGTGAGCGATGCATCACACCGAATACCGGTCCACTCGCAGGTATTCGACTATGTCGGGTAGGGTGCCAGTGTGTCAAGACCCCCCCTAAACCCTGCCCAAGACCCAGCGGACCCCGGTGACGATGGTCCAGCGACCGGCCGCGGGAGCTCTGCTGGAGTATCTGGCGGAGAAACGCGTCCCTTAGGAATTGTTGTTATTTCGATTGTGGTTGTCTTGGAAGCCCTCGCGCTCTTGACCGCTGCGGTCCTGTATCTGTACCAGCTGGCTATTGGGGCGCCAGTAGCCTCGTTCTGGGGGGCCGTTTTTACCATGGGTCTACTCTTGGCTTTTTCGGCGTGGTTATTTGCTGTGGGACACTTCCTGTTCCGTGGCTACCGCTGGACCCGTGCGGCCGCGTTGGTCGCTCAATTGTTCGTCCTGACGAT is part of the Arthrobacter methylotrophus genome and harbors:
- a CDS encoding sensor histidine kinase translates to MAIFTDPIREHADFGPGDAEWLHLLVGDWQMVADLAFADLALWFPHPEFGYIALAHVRPSTSHTVFHADFVGEGIRSDLQPIVDKAWSSRSIERSSETNWSSDMALRVEAVPMVRNGRTLAVVTSHMDLSSSRMPSRLELTYRQCAYDLLRMGTLGLWPDFASPTGSRRGAPRVGDGLIRLDADGIVQYASPNGVSAFRRLGEVETLEGRSLAEVTAGLLKDRRMVDETLPLVVTGRMPWRSEIESRGVSLSLRAIPLRDEKNRFGALVLCRDVSELRRRELELVTKDATIREIHHRVKNNLQTVAALLRMQSRRMVSDEAKQGLEQAMRRVATIALVHETLSQGLTQSVDFDELIGRQFRLSAEVASPSQHVRTERAGLFGELPSDFATPLALVINELVTNAVEHGLEGRAGTVWLMADRSTGEGGDELLTVTIADDGVGLPEGSYTEGLGLQIVRTLVTSELGGTIKWRARDGGGTAVEIVLNLVRT
- a CDS encoding WhiB family transcriptional regulator, yielding MDWRNRAACLDKDPELFFPVGNTGPALLQIEEAKSVCRRCPVVDTCLQWALESGQDAGVWGGMSEDERRALKRRAARARRAS